The nucleotide window ATACCGGTGCCAAAATAGGTTCCGGAATCTCTTCTACACCTGCTGCAGGAATGGCTCCCGCCGGTGGAGCGACGCCGTCCGGTAATCGGGTCGGCATGGAAATCAAATCATTTGGCGCAAGTGAATGCCCAGCTTTGGATTTTTCTTCCCAACCTAATCGGTAATGTTTGCCTAGCATACCTTTCGCTAAGGACATTGGAAGCACTTTGATCGCGGCTTCTTCCAATACGCAAGCCTCTTCACATTTACCACAACCGGTACAAGCATCTGAATGTACGGTCGGAATAAACATGGCGTGTTTTCCGGTACGCTCATTACGATGACTTTCTAACGTAATGGCTTTGTCGATTAACGGACAAACCCGATAGCAAACATCGCAACGTAACCCTTGCCAATTCAGGCAAGTTTCATGATCCAACAAGACTGCAAGTCCCATACGGGATTGGTTAATATCCTGTGCATCACGATCTAAAGCACCACTCGGACAGGCATGCGCACAAGGAATATCCGGACACATTTCACAAGGCTTATCTCGCGCAATGAAGTACGGCGTACCGGCTTCCATTGGCGAAAGCAAGGAGGCCAAATGCAACATATCGTATGGACAAGCTTGGACACACTGACCGCAACGAATGCAGGCAGCAGCAAACTTTTCATCATCCTCAATGGCAAATGGTGGGCGTAATGCCACCCCCTCACGGGCTAAGCTTTGTTTTTGTTGTAAACCTAATAAGAGTCCAAGACCCACTAGCCCCCCCGCAGTACGGGTTGCATCTTTGAGAAATTTTCGGCGTTCAGGCGTGACAGTCGGTTTTTTCATTGTCTTAATGACCGCACCGAAGTGCGGTCGTTTTTTTCATTGTTTATTAAGCTTTTTCCACTTTCACCGCACATTTTTTGAAGTCGGTTTCTTTGGAAATCGGATCGGTTGCGTCTAAGG belongs to Aggregatibacter sp. 2125159857 and includes:
- the napG gene encoding ferredoxin-type protein NapG; translated protein: MKKPTVTPERRKFLKDATRTAGGLVGLGLLLGLQQKQSLAREGVALRPPFAIEDDEKFAAACIRCGQCVQACPYDMLHLASLLSPMEAGTPYFIARDKPCEMCPDIPCAHACPSGALDRDAQDINQSRMGLAVLLDHETCLNWQGLRCDVCYRVCPLIDKAITLESHRNERTGKHAMFIPTVHSDACTGCGKCEEACVLEEAAIKVLPMSLAKGMLGKHYRLGWEEKSKAGHSLAPNDLISMPTRLPDGVAPPAGAIPAAGVEEIPEPILAPVLGGK